The genomic DNA CGGCGGCTGCACTGCTGCCTGGGTGCATGGTGGGGCTCCGCTGCATGTGTCCTGGAGGCAGGTGCAcctgcggggtgggggcgggggaggtgcagGCATCTGTCTACAAGCGGAAGCCCCCCCCCCGAcatggacaatgcatctgcacaCAGCGCAGAGATGCTCCAGGGTGCAGCCTGCAGGGCGATGCAGGCACCACACGCCCAGCCGCCTGCGGCCTGGCGTGTGCCTGGTAGACGCAGTTGCCTCTGGATGGTGAAGGGAGGTTTTGGTGCTGCTTGCGCCCTTCTGCTGATTGCTGCACCTGCGTGGCACATGCCTTCCCTTGCTGGTGCGGGCCCCTGCACTGCCCAGGCGTTTGCTGCATGGCGCATGCATCCTGCTGGGGGTGGTTGCATGTGCATAATGCGTGCCGTTGCATCTCTCTGCAAGCCGTTGCTCCCCAGCATGGTGCATACCTTTGCCACACAGTGCACGCACCTGCTTGGTGAATGCATTTGCAAGGGCGCAGGCAGCTCTCGGCAGGCTTTTGTACCTCTGAGGCCTGTGCATTTACAGTAGTGCATGCATTTCTCTGCAAGGAGGTCCCTGGGCGCAGCCCATGCATTCCCTCCATGGGGTGTGTATCCTTCCAAAGGGAGATTTGCCTGTATAGAACATTCCTTTGCATGTCTCTGCTGGCAGTTGTATGCATATGGTGCATGCATTTTCCATGCTAGCTGCAGCTCTCTTGCACCTGCACAGTGCTTCTATTTGCTGTGATGCCTGCAGCTCTCTGCAGCAGGTTGCATCCCTGTGTTGCATGCAATTGTGCATGCATCTCTCTGCAGCAGGCGGCATCCCATGTGTTGCATGCAATTGTGCATGCATCTCTCCGCAGCAGGTTGCATCCCTGTGTTGCATGCAATTGTGCACGCATCTCTCTGCAGCAGGGTGCACCCCCATGCTGCACGCAATTGTGCATGCATCTCTGCATCCGGGCGCATCCCCATGCTGCATGCATTTGCTGTGCTGCCTGCATTTCTCTCTCAAAGAAGGGGCTCCTTAGTGCAGCCCCTGCATTAACTGCCTACTGCATCCGCCCCTTGTACAGTGGATTGCAGCTGCATAGTGCGTGGATTGCCGCAGTGCATGCATCGCTCAgcgggcctgggcctgggcaaATCCCATGCATTCGCGTCGCAGTGCATACCTCATTCTCCAGACGGCTGCATGCGCCTGGGGTGTTCATTTGCCTCTCTGGAGAGGTTGCAGCTTTGCCCTGGCTCACACCTGCATCTGTCCGCAGCCAGTTGCATCGAGGGCCTGCAGGACCCTGCAGCCTGGGCCGGGCCTTTGCTGCATGGCGCATGGATCCTTCGGCTCCCAGTTGCGCCTGCCCAGCATCGCATGCCCCGCCGTGGCCCATGGCCACCAGAAGGAGCAGAGCATCCCAGGGGTTCAGTGCTGGGCGCAggcaccggggtggggggtgggggcggctgagagctaggactcctgggtcctcttgTAACAGGGAGAGGGGGTGTACTTGCCGGGCAGAGCTTAGGGTCTGATCGGGGTACGGTTCCCAGCTGGGAAGTTCCCTCTGCTTAGTAGGTGGTTGGAAAAATCTAAATCTGTCTTCACACCTCTCggggatggaggggagcccagggggctgcgggtcaggagtgaggggcaccagcagagctggggggagcccagggctgggctagcaggggctgcgggtcaggagtgaggggcaccagcagagctggggggagcccagggctgggctagcaggggctgtgggtcgggagtgaggggcaccggcagggatggcggggcagggatgggatggggggggctgtgcatcTCCGTTTTGGTGCCAGGCTCCTTCCTGTGCCGCCAGCGAAGCTGGGAAGtgcgaggggcggggggggggggggatcagacaactggagccagagccaGGGACTACGTTTCCCAGAATGCCCTGCTGTCACCACACTCCTGTACCAGAtgctgggagggggatggggggaaaccTTCCCGCTTCTCCAAgccatggggctggggaggggggatccaTGGGGCGGGCTCTGCTTTTCCAGGGTGTGCCTGTGGGAGAcacaactgggggggggggggggacatggtgCGGGGGGGATCCATGGTGAAAGCTCCTCCCCCACCGCAGAGGGATCACTGATGGAACtggtgccccccagaggggacaggccctggacgccattccctgcccccctgagccagccagtccccgccctgggggccagatgggagccggtgccccctagaggggacaggccccgcgtCCCACTCCtcgggagctgggggcagggttggggggggcatGACTGTCACTGAtgctgtctcccccccccccccccccagcctggtgtACGGTGGGTCCCGGACGTCCCATCCCGACACAGACATTCTGCACCGCCAGGCCTATgccgcccctcaccccctgcagggCTATGCCACGAACCACCACCCCGCAGGTACGTCTCCGTCTTCTCCCGCTCGTGCGTCCGTCCGTCCTCCTGGCCGCGTGCCCCTCCCcgtgtctgtccgtccgtccgtcctccTGGCCGCGTGCCCCTCCCcgtgtctgtccgtccgtccgtcctccTGGCCGCGTGCCCCTCCCcgtgtctgtccgtccgtccgtcctccTGGCCGCGTGCCCCTCCCCGTGTCTGTCCATCCGTCCTCCTGGCCGCGTGCCCCTCCCcgtgtctgtccgtccgtcctcCTGGCCGCGTGCCCCTCCCCGTgtctgtccatccgtccgtccTCCTGCTGTGTGCCCCTCCCcgtgtctgtccgtccgtccgtcctccTGCTGTGTGCCCATGCCACTGTGTGTCTGTCCATCATCCTGGCTGTGTGCCCGTGCCGCTGTGCgtctgctcctccccccacctgtcTCTCTGCAGCCCCTCGTCCGTCTGTCCCTGGCTGTCTGTGTgtccacctgcccctccccccctgcctgctctgccctCCATTATCCATGGGTCTGGTGCCCTCTgcctgtctcccccctcccctgccctcgcTCATCTCCCCTCTCTGCCTGTCCCCCTCAGTTAGTCTGTCCTGCCAGCgctcccacaatgccctgcccCCGTCTGCCTGTCCCGTCTCGGCCCCCGTCTGTCCGTCCGCCCGCCCTGCCCCCGTCTGCCTGTCCCGTCTCCCCGTCTCTGCTGCCGCCCGCCCTGCCCCCGTCTGTCTGTGCCCCcctcactgtctctccccccccaggTCTCTCGGGGCTCTTCGAGACGGGACTCCATCATGCCAGCAGCGCCACCCCCGATGCCTCCGTCATGAACCTCATCTCGGCGCTGGAGTCGcgggccccccagcccggcccctcgGCCTCCTCGCTGCTCTCCCAGTTCCGCACCCCCTCCTGGCAGACAGGtacgtgggggtggggagagccccccagggggcagggcctgtacaGGGACACGCCCAGCTGGGGCGGGGCAAGCCCGGCTCCTAGGccttagccccgcccccagccaggcctgggctcgccccccttagcccccccccccagccaggcctgggctcgccccccttagccccgccccccagccaggcctgggctcgccccccttagccccgccccccagccaggcctgggctcgccccccttagccccgccccccccccccggccggggctccccccctagccccgcccccccagccaggcccgggCTCCCCccttagccccgcccccccagccgggccccgggctccccccttagccccgcccccccagccgggcccggggctcccccccttagcccccccccccccgccgggcccgggctccccccccctgagccccacctccccagccgggccctggctgccccccccttagccccaccccctgttcaatcccctccccagccaggcttgGACTGGCTtgaagccccacccccagccccactgtagGACCCAGATCTCCCCACGGGGGCCTGTCCCGGGCGGGGGCTGTGGCCGCTCctgtctctgtcccctccccccggttccccccccccccccccagccatgcaCACTCCGGCCCCGGCTGAGCTCTTCATCTCGGGCGCCATCCCCGGCTCGGGCACCTTCCCGTCGTCCTCGGCGCTGTCGGCCTACCAGCACCCGGCCTCCTTCAGCGGGCGCAGCTTCCCGGTCACCTCCTCGCTCAGCCTGCAGGACGCGGCCTTCAGCCCCAGCTCCAACGGGCTCCTGTCCCCGCACGACCCGCTGCTGCACATCAAATCCTCCCAGGCCAGCGTCCCCTCCTCCCTCAGCTTCGACCGGCTGGGCAGCGCCGTGCTGGGCACCgggctgccctcccagagctcggCCTACCGCAGCGCCCAGGAGTCGGCCTCCCGCCACCTGCCCTCCCAGTTCAACCTGCTCTCgtcctccctggggcccccctcGGACCAGTCCTCGCAGCTGTACAACACCTCGGTCTTCTCCAGCTCGCCCGCCGCCTCCATGGAGCGGGCCATCCCCCGGCAGGACAGCGTCATCAAGCACTACCAGCGCCCCTCCAGCGCCCAGCCGCAGCTGCCCGcggcccactccctgcagcactaCCTGAGCTGCGGGGCCAGCTACCAGCAGATGTCCCACCGCGCCGGCCTCTCCTGCAGCCCGCTGGGCGAGCCCTCGCCCGCCGGCTCCGAGGGCTCCCAGAAGCCGCCGCAGGCCCCCCGCCAGGAGCCCGGGCAGAGCTACCGGCCCATCATCCAGTCGCCCGGCTACTCGGGCGCGGCCGCCGGCGGCTCCTCCAAATCCAAGAGCTACTCGGCCTCCCGCCAGACTCCCCGCTCCACCGCCACCCCCAAGTGCCAAAGCAGCTTCTCCGTCTCCGTCGCCAAGCCCAGCTCGGTCATCGCCAGCCAGTCCCAGGCCTACTCGCCCGGCCAGCCCCAGAGCCTCCTGTCCATGAGCCAGCCCCAGAGCTACGCCgtcagccagccccagagcctCTCCTCCGTCAGCCAGGCCTCCCAGTTCAGCGGCAGCCAGGCGCAGGACCTGACCAGCGTCAGCAAGGCCCAGAGCTACGGCCCGGGGCAGGCGCAGCCGggcgggccgggcgggcaggccgggcaggggctgcagccctgCGTGAGTCAGAGCCAGGCCTTCTCTCcggagcagctgcaggggctgtcGACGGTGGGTTACAGCGTCCAGGCCGAGCCCCACGTCTCGGTGAGCCAGACGCCCAGCTACGGGCCGGCCCACTCCCAGGGCATGCCCACCGCCAGCCCCTCGCTGAGCTACAGCACCGGTCACTCGCCCGCCAtgcccagccacccgcagcccatCGGCTACGCCCACGGGCAGAGCCTCCCCGACTCCAGCCCCTCGCAGATCGGCCGGCCCCTGCAGTCgcccacggccgcccggccccagagcgTGAACTCGCCCGGGCAGTCCCAGAAGTACCTGACGTCGGTGCTGTCGCCTTCCTTCATGCAGCCGGCGCACGGGCAGAGCTACCCAGGCGTGGAGCGGGCGGCCTCCTACGGCAAGGCCAAGGCCGAGTCGGACCTGCTGGCGGCCGAGCGGGCGGAGGACGAGGATTTCCTCATCCAGCACCTGCTGCAGTCCCAGACGCCGCCCCCCCGGGGGCCGGCCGAGGGGCTGGTGCAGTGCGAGGAGCGGGGGGCCAAGGGGCTGGCGTACGGGGGGCTCAGCAAGTCGGAGGAGCGCTACCACCTGCAGAGCGTCATCCGCACCAACTCCAACCTGGACAGCCAGGGCCTGGAGCTGTCGCTGCAGGGCctgaaggagaagaagaaaggggAGCGGCCCCACgcccgctccaccccagaggcgctCGCCACCTCCGTGGTGCATTACACCCACCAGGGCGGCTCCCTGGACAGCTACGCCCAGGACATGAAGAAGTCGGTGGAGCAGCTGCAGGCCGGGGCCAAGGACCTGGGCCAGGCCCACTCCTACCTGCAGAAGACCCCCGagcacggcccccagccccaccgcaTGGTGGGCGAGCCCCCGCCCATGGAGCTGCtgcccggccagcagggggcgccgctgCTGCTGGCCTCGTCCCCCGACCTGCcccagctctccctgcccccccagcagcagcagcagcagcagcagtcccagctgctgcagtCGGTGCTGACGCacacccagagccagctgcatccccGGGCCAAGGTGCACCTGCTGGAGCCGCAGCGCCTGCACCCGCCCGAGCCCCCCTcgccccagctccagctgcaggctctggaagCTCACCTGCACCAAGCCCACGTCCGCTCGCAGGGCCTGGACCCCCAGCCGTcgccccagctccagggccagctgcaggcCGAGAACATGGAGGTGCTGGGCCAGTCCCAGGAGATCCAGGACTTCCTGGAGCCCGACCTGAGCCTGGAGTCCCACCTGGGCCAGGGCGGGGCCGGCCTGGAGCCCGACTCCTCCCAGCAggtgccccaggcccagctggaggCCAAGGACCAGTTTGAGAGCCCCAGCCCGCAGGGCTCCAAGCAGCGCTTTGTGCCCCTCACCTCCATCTGCTTCCCCGACTCGCTGCTGCAGGACGAGGACCGCAGCTTCTTCCCCGGCATGGAGGACATGTTCGGGCCGGGGGCCTGCGGCCCCGACGACTTCCCCAAGCCGGGCTGCGGGGAGGACGAGCCGCCCAGCCTGGAGCGGGCCGAGGGCCTGAAGGGGGGGGCCGGCGGCTACGACATGCTGCCGGCCGGCCAGGGCTACCAGGGCTACTGCCCCGGCGAGGGTGGGGACGGCTCCCACCTGGCCATGGAGCCGGTCAAGCACGAGCTGCCCTCCACCGTCAACGCCGAGCCGCTGGGGCTGATCCAGGCGGGCCACGGCGGGCCGGAGGGGGCGGCCAAGCCGGGCCTGACCTCGCCCATCTTCTGCTCCTCCAAGCCCAAGAAGCTGCTGAAGACGACCTCCTTCCACCTGCTCAAGAAGCGGGagccccccttccagccccccaaGAAGGCCTACGCCCAGGAGTACGAGTTCCAGGACGACGAGGACAAGGCCGACGTGCCGGCCGACATCCGCCTCAACAGCCGGCGCCTGCCCGACCTGCTGCCCGACCTCATCTCCAGCTGCCGGGCGCggcccagcctcagccccatgGGCGACATCGACTTCTGCCCCCACCACAGCGCCGCCGACGGCCCCAAGAAGCGGGGCCGCAAGCCCACCAAGCCCAAGCGGGAcgggcccccccggccccgcggccGGCCCCGCATCCGGCCCCTGGCCGAGCCCCACGGCGTCCTGCCCCCCGACGGCGCCAAGaagccccggggcagggggcgggggcggggcaagaAGGGGGGCGAGGAGGGGGGCGAAGGAGGGGCCGGCGCCGAGCCCCTCAAGCCGCTCAAGGTaacggggagggaggggccctggctggggagggaggggctgggggtggagcccTGGCTCTAGAGGGAGGGTCTCTGAAGGGGTGGGGCcctggctgggtgggaggggtttggggtgggggcggggccctggctggggagggaggggtttgggatgggggcggggccctggctcgggagggaggggtttgggttgggggcggggctctggctggggagggaggggtttgggatggggcggggccctggctggggagggagggactctgggggtggggtcctggctggggagggagggactctgggggcggggtcctggctggggagggagggacgagaggggcggggctctggctggggagggaggggttggggatgggggcggggtcctggctggggagggaggggtttgggatgggggcggggccctggctggggagggaggggtttgggatgggggcggggccctggctggggagggaggggtttgggatgggggcggggtcctggctggggagggaggggtttgggttggggagggaggggctggggtggggctggtctGTGGTCCCAGCCGGGCTGATCTAttgagggatgtggggggggctcCTGGGGGTCGAGGTCTCCCGGGCGTTGGGGCCTGGGGGCGGCCCAGGGCtctcggggggcagggagcctggagaAGGGGGCCCCTGGCTGGGCCGTCTCCCCAGCGCCCCTGAGCCCCGC from Mauremys mutica isolate MM-2020 ecotype Southern chromosome 15, ASM2049712v1, whole genome shotgun sequence includes the following:
- the LOC123349920 gene encoding proline-rich protein 12-like isoform X2; amino-acid sequence: MDRNYPSAGFGDPLGAGPGWSYERSAKASLVYGGSRTSHPDTDILHRQAYAAPHPLQGYATNHHPAGLSGLFETGLHHASSATPDASVMNLISALESRAPQPGPSASSLLSQFRTPSWQTAMHTPAPAELFISGAIPGSGTFPSSSALSAYQHPASFSGRSFPVTSSLSLQDAAFSPSSNGLLSPHDPLLHIKSSQASVPSSLSFDRLGSAVLGTGLPSQSSAYRSAQESASRHLPSQFNLLSSSLGPPSDQSSQLYNTSVFSSSPAASMERAIPRQDSVIKHYQRPSSAQPQLPAAHSLQHYLSCGASYQQMSHRAGLSCSPLGEPSPAGSEGSSKSKSYSASRQTPRSTATPKCQSSFSVSVAKPSSVIASQSQAYSPGQPQSLLSMSQPQSYAVSQPQSLSSVSQASQFSGSQAQDLTSVSKAQSYGPGQAQPGGPGGQAGQGLQPCVSQSQAFSPEQLQGLSTVGYSVQAEPHVSVSQTPSYGPAHSQGMPTASPSLSYSTGHSPAMPSHPQPIGYAHGQSLPDSSPSQIGRPLQSPTAARPQSVNSPGQSQKYLTSVLSPSFMQPAHGQSYPGVERAASYGKAKAESDLLAAERAEDEDFLIQHLLQSQTPPPRGPAEGLVQCEERGAKGLAYGGLSKSEERYHLQSVIRTNSNLDSQGLELSLQGLKEKKKGERPHARSTPEALATSVVHYTHQGGSLDSYAQDMKKSVEQLQAGAKDLGQAHSYLQKTPEHGPQPHRMVGEPPPMELLPGQQGAPLLLASSPDLPQLSLPPQQQQQQQQSQLLQSVLTHTQSQLHPRAKVHLLEPQRLHPPEPPSPQLQLQALEAHLHQAHVRSQGLDPQPSPQLQGQLQAENMEVLGQSQEIQDFLEPDLSLESHLGQGGAGLEPDSSQQVPQAQLEAKDQFESPSPQGSKQRFVPLTSICFPDSLLQDEDRSFFPGMEDMFGPGACGPDDFPKPGCGEDEPPSLERAEGLKGGAGGYDMLPAGQGYQGYCPGEGGDGSHLAMEPVKHELPSTVNAEPLGLIQAGHGGPEGAAKPGLTSPIFCSSKPKKLLKTTSFHLLKKREPPFQPPKKAYAQEYEFQDDEDKADVPADIRLNSRRLPDLLPDLISSCRARPSLSPMGDIDFCPHHSAADGPKKRGRKPTKPKRDGPPRPRGRPRIRPLAEPHGVLPPDGAKKPRGRGRGRGKKGGEEGGEGGAGAEPLKPLKIKLAAPKGGEGAPAEPPPPGPVPPEPGLDSSQTREKIKAKIREVEEKQPEMKSGFMASFLDFLKSGKRQQLPTAAASPPKTPRPPAAQPPFGLAPPLLPGALDGAEGDGLVMSCTSPCKRLDEELKRNLETLPSFSSDEEDSVGKNQDLQKSISSAISALDDPAERKEGDGADAPMVEEKLPSPAPSEASQLEPPPAASPASPPEPPPPPPEGPPAQASPELEEPEDARPLHLAKKQETAAVCGETDEEEAESGGEGIFRERDEFVIRVEDIQALKLALQTGREPPPIWRVQKALLQKFTPEIKDGQRQFCATSNYLGYFGDAKNRYQRLYVKFLENINKKDYVRVCSKKPWHRPLQAVRRQNQPKTSGPKVPAPPKAEKQPEASERAEMPEKGPKPEKVERAPKLDKPPKAERAEKPSRADKPAKADKAPKAEKTEPPAPAPPKAAPAGAPKPKPKPAKVKAEPPPKKRKKWLKEAASSSDSESSPDQQSEEERVPMGRVLNTRAMKEMYRSYVEMLVSTALDPDMIQALEDTNDELYLPPMRKIDGILNDHKKKVLKRVSLHPALQEALQTFPQLQAEPGEALVRLRPTGQPYNRKTLNKLKKSVSKPQEFKVDVEKSFFFTLYHSLHHYKYHTFLRCKDETSAIEGQDADLGQEEVVQQCMRNQPWLEKLFDSFSDLLTQAQTKCA
- the LOC123349920 gene encoding proline-rich protein 12-like isoform X1 — translated: MDRNYPSAGFGDPLGAGPGWSYERSAKASLVYGGSRTSHPDTDILHRQAYAAPHPLQGYATNHHPAGLSGLFETGLHHASSATPDASVMNLISALESRAPQPGPSASSLLSQFRTPSWQTAMHTPAPAELFISGAIPGSGTFPSSSALSAYQHPASFSGRSFPVTSSLSLQDAAFSPSSNGLLSPHDPLLHIKSSQASVPSSLSFDRLGSAVLGTGLPSQSSAYRSAQESASRHLPSQFNLLSSSLGPPSDQSSQLYNTSVFSSSPAASMERAIPRQDSVIKHYQRPSSAQPQLPAAHSLQHYLSCGASYQQMSHRAGLSCSPLGEPSPAGSEGSQKPPQAPRQEPGQSYRPIIQSPGYSGAAAGGSSKSKSYSASRQTPRSTATPKCQSSFSVSVAKPSSVIASQSQAYSPGQPQSLLSMSQPQSYAVSQPQSLSSVSQASQFSGSQAQDLTSVSKAQSYGPGQAQPGGPGGQAGQGLQPCVSQSQAFSPEQLQGLSTVGYSVQAEPHVSVSQTPSYGPAHSQGMPTASPSLSYSTGHSPAMPSHPQPIGYAHGQSLPDSSPSQIGRPLQSPTAARPQSVNSPGQSQKYLTSVLSPSFMQPAHGQSYPGVERAASYGKAKAESDLLAAERAEDEDFLIQHLLQSQTPPPRGPAEGLVQCEERGAKGLAYGGLSKSEERYHLQSVIRTNSNLDSQGLELSLQGLKEKKKGERPHARSTPEALATSVVHYTHQGGSLDSYAQDMKKSVEQLQAGAKDLGQAHSYLQKTPEHGPQPHRMVGEPPPMELLPGQQGAPLLLASSPDLPQLSLPPQQQQQQQQSQLLQSVLTHTQSQLHPRAKVHLLEPQRLHPPEPPSPQLQLQALEAHLHQAHVRSQGLDPQPSPQLQGQLQAENMEVLGQSQEIQDFLEPDLSLESHLGQGGAGLEPDSSQQVPQAQLEAKDQFESPSPQGSKQRFVPLTSICFPDSLLQDEDRSFFPGMEDMFGPGACGPDDFPKPGCGEDEPPSLERAEGLKGGAGGYDMLPAGQGYQGYCPGEGGDGSHLAMEPVKHELPSTVNAEPLGLIQAGHGGPEGAAKPGLTSPIFCSSKPKKLLKTTSFHLLKKREPPFQPPKKAYAQEYEFQDDEDKADVPADIRLNSRRLPDLLPDLISSCRARPSLSPMGDIDFCPHHSAADGPKKRGRKPTKPKRDGPPRPRGRPRIRPLAEPHGVLPPDGAKKPRGRGRGRGKKGGEEGGEGGAGAEPLKPLKIKLAAPKGGEGAPAEPPPPGPVPPEPGLDSSQTREKIKAKIREVEEKQPEMKSGFMASFLDFLKSGKRQQLPTAAASPPKTPRPPAAQPPFGLAPPLLPGALDGAEGDGLVMSCTSPCKRLDEELKRNLETLPSFSSDEEDSVGKNQDLQKSISSAISALDDPAERKEGDGADAPMVEEKLPSPAPSEASQLEPPPAASPASPPEPPPPPPEGPPAQASPELEEPEDARPLHLAKKQETAAVCGETDEEEAESGGEGIFRERDEFVIRVEDIQALKLALQTGREPPPIWRVQKALLQKFTPEIKDGQRQFCATSNYLGYFGDAKNRYQRLYVKFLENINKKDYVRVCSKKPWHRPLQAVRRQNQPKTSGPKVPAPPKAEKQPEASERAEMPEKGPKPEKVERAPKLDKPPKAERAEKPSRADKPAKADKAPKAEKTEPPAPAPPKAAPAGAPKPKPKPAKVKAEPPPKKRKKWLKEAASSSDSESSPDQQSEEERVPMGRVLNTRAMKEMYRSYVEMLVSTALDPDMIQALEDTNDELYLPPMRKIDGILNDHKKKVLKRVSLHPALQEALQTFPQLQAEPGEALVRLRPTGQPYNRKTLNKLKKSVSKPQEFKVDVEKSFFFTLYHSLHHYKYHTFLRCKDETSAIEGQDADLGQEEVVQQCMRNQPWLEKLFDSFSDLLTQAQTKCA